The sequence below is a genomic window from Microcebus murinus isolate Inina chromosome 4, M.murinus_Inina_mat1.0, whole genome shotgun sequence.
AGAGCGGAGCCTGGCGGCTGCTTCTGTCATCCCAGTTGGCCAcaggggaggctgagatgggaggatcgtttgaggccaggagttcgggATCATCATGGGCGACATTGTGAGTTTCCTAAAAAAACCAGAGAAGGGgaggggcgcggtggctctcgcctgtcatcctggcactcggggaggccgaggcgggcggattgctcaaggtcaggagttcgaaaccagcctgagcaagagcgagaccccatctctactataaatagaaagaaattaattggccaactaaaaatatatagaaaaaattagccgggcatggtggcgcatgactgtagtcccagctactcgggaggctgaggcaggaggatcgcttgagcccaggagtctgaggttgctgtgagcgaggctgacgccacggcactcactctagcctgggcgacagagtgagactctgtctcaaaaaaaaaaaaaaaagagaagggaaacagAGGCGGGGGATGGGTTGGGGCAGGGAGAGTGGGGGGCCAGGAAGGAACCCCACTGGAACCCCAAGGATGAGGCTCCAGTGTCCCCCCCAGTCTCTGCTCCCCGCTCCCCTGAGGCCCCGCGCGGGGGTCTGGCAGCGTCTGCCCCGCTCTGCCGCCTGTCCTGCCCCGTGTCCGCCCTGCGTCCTCCTGCAAGGCGGGCTGGGACGTCGCCTCTTGTGCAGCCCCAACCCCCTCAACTCGGCTGCGCCCCTCGCCCCTCGGCCCCCCCACCTGCGgctgcccccctcgcccctcgccACCCCGAGACCCTCTCCCCCTGAGGCTGCCCCCCTCGTCCGTAGCCCCCCCAGGCTGCTCCCCTGCCCctcgcccccccacccccggaggCTGCCCCCCTCGCTTCTCGCCCCcgttccctgtctccctccccccagggctgcccccctcgcccctcgcccccccctgccccctcgcCCTCCCGGGGTCTGCCCCCCTCGCTTCTCGCCCCCCCCCCgctgtccccctcctcccttcccccggggctgcctcccccccccccccggctgcccccccccgcccccccagccccGGGGCTGCCCCGGCCGCTGCAGAAACCGCCCGCTCCGGGCGCCCTGGCCCCAGGGGAGCGGGGAGGCCGCAGGtgcggcgggcggggccggggggcgcggggcggggcgagggggcTGGGCCGCGCAAGCCCCTCTCCAGCCGCCCGCTCCCCGCGACCCCAGgaccgggcggcggcggcggcggcatgGGCGGGCGGCCCTCCTGCGCCCTGAGCGAGCGGCAGCAGCAGAGGCTGAGCGGTGAGCGCGGGGCGGGCTGGAGCGCGGCGGGTCGCCACGCCGCAGGGACCCGCTTCTATGAGCTCGTCCCCGCGTTCGCACGGGGCGCACCTGTGCTAGACAGCGGggccttaggccgggcgcggcggctcccgcctgtcatcccacactctggggggccgaggcgggaggatcgctcgaggtcaggagttcaaaaccagcctgagcaagagcgagaccccgtctctactataaaaatagaaagaaattaattggccaactgatatatatataaaaaattagccgggcatggtggcgcatgcctgtagtcccagctactcgggaggctgaggcaggaggattgctggagcccaggagtttcaggttgctgtgagcgaggctgacgccatggcactcactctagcctgggcaacagagcgagaccctgtctcaaaaacaaaaaagagaaaaagggtcCTTATTTAACTGCAGTTCAGGTGTGAGCGGTGTGTTTGTTATTTGATGAATCTAACCGTATTCGGGGCAGGGTTCAGAGCTGGGGAGCATGGGGCCAGGTGGGGGTGtcctggggccaggtgggggtGTCCCgggcccagccaggccccacAAACGGTCCTCATGGGCAGGGAGACACCAGCAGGCCCCTTGGCATGGACCCTGGGGACCAAGGTCCAGTTCCCAATTTGAGATGAGAGAGGCCAGATTCAGTGCCACTTGAGTCCCTCTGTCCTCCTCACAGGCAGGTTGAGCACGGTACTGTGTGCTGGGTGCCGGGAACGCCGTGGGGTTGGTGCCAGCCCCGCCCTGGCAGGCTCACAACCTAGACCGGGAAAGCAGATGAAGTCATTGTCACCCCAACGGCAGTTGGATTGGGAGTGACGGGGAGAGCAGGGTGGGGTGTGAGATCCTGAGCTCCTTCCACCTTGTGGCTCAGCCACCTGTGCCTTCTGTGCCCAAGCTCACCTCGTGGCACAGAATGGCTGCCGGATTTCCAGCCATCCGGTCTGCATTCCaagcagcaggaaggaggagTGTTTTATACACAGCCAAGTGCGCTCATCTTAGGGGAACAGGTTGAAGAACACTTCCGTCAGCGGGAAAGTTCCTTTGTgctggaggggtgagggggggaCGCTTTGTAAAAGTTTTTGAAGATCTCCCCAGGTAAAGGTCACGAGGGACCTCCCAGGGCGGTGGGACGGTTTGCTACCTGGATGGCGGTGGCGGCTGGGTGGCCGTGTCATCGCATCCAAGCTCGGGGACCGCCCGCCTTGCGCGCCCTGAGGCGTCAGCCCCGCGCAGAGCCCGGGTCGCCCAGCTGCCCCTCCGCGCGCGGGAGCGGGCGCGGCGCGAAGGGCTAAGGGCGAATGAGGTCGGGGCGTGGGGACAGGAGCCCGCGGTGGCTTCCGCGTGCGCCCGGGAAGACGGGACGCGAAACCCCGCCGTTCATCTTTCATGGGGCGCCCGCTGCGCCCTTGTCCGCAGGCCGGGTGGACGCCCTGCTGGGGGACTTCCTGCCCCGCTACCGCGCGCAGCTGGCGGCCTCCGTGCTGCGGCAGGTGGCCGGAGAGCTCGGCGCCCCGGAGCGCGCCGCGGGCCAGCTGCTCCGCAGCAAGGTGGGTGCCTGGGGGGCGGGGCTGAGCgtgcgggcgggggggggggtgtcagggGTGGCGGCGTTTGGAGGGgaccccgccccccgcccccgccggctcTGACCACGGCCCGCGGGTTGGGGCCACTTCAAATATTAattctcagccgggcgcggtggcttgcGCTTGTCACctcggcactctgggaggcagaggcgggaggatcgctcgaggtcaggagttggagaccagcctgagcaagagcgagaccccgtctctactataaatagaaagaaattaattggccaactaaaaatatatatagaaaaaatgagccgggcgtggtggcgcatgcctgtagtcccagctacccgggaggctgaggcaggaggatcgcttgaggccaggagtctgaggttgctgtgagcgaggctgacgccagggcactcgctctagcccggggcaacagagcgagactctgtctcaaaaaaaaaaaaagaaaagaaatggggaCCCACAAGGGCATGCGCCCtgcgggctgggggaggctggaacGAGCGGGTCCGCGCGCGCCCGCGGGGCCCACGCCCGTGCGGGACGGTGACCCGCGCCCGGCCCTCCGCTTGCAGAAGCTGCCCCGAGTCCGCGAGCACCGAGGGCCCCTGAGCCAGCTGCGCGGCCGCCCGCCCCGGTGGCAGCCGGTCTTCTGCGTCCTGCGCGGGGACGGGCGCCTGGAGTGGTTCGGTCGCCAGGAGGTGGGGGGTGGCCCGCAGCCTCGGCCACGCTacgccccgcccccacgcccgccctgccccgcccccacgccccgcccccgcACCCCTCCCCGTGGCTTTGGGGTCCGGCTCGCAGCACAGCGCCCCGCGCCTCGCACTCGCGGGGCGGAATCCAGAGCCCTTGTGTGCGTGGCCCGGCGCGGCGGCTTGTCCCTGCTGTGCTGGGCAGGGCTTGGAGGAGACCAGGGGCGGATCCTCAGGCAACGCCCGGGACGCTCTGCACATCCTGGAGGAGTGGGgggggctgggcgctgtggccccggggagggaggggagagaggaaggcagggggaGACAGAGGGGTGATGGCGGGAGGGGGCGAAGAAAGGGCAGGGGGAGGCCACggctgtcatcccagcactctgggaggcgggaggattgctccaggtcaggagttcgaaaccagcctgagcaagagcgagaccccgtctctactaaaaatagaaagaaattaattggccaactaatatatatagaaaatattagccgggcatggtggcgcatgcctgtagtcccagctactcgggaggctgaggcaggaggattgcttgagcccaggagttggaggttgctgtgagcgaggctgacgccacggcactcactctagcccgggcgacacaacagagcaagactctgtctcaaaaaaaaagaaaagaaaagaaaacaagaaagggcgggaggggaaggagggcctGTGAATCCAGATTCCTCCCTGGACCCCAGGGCGGCACAGGAAGCCCGCAGTGTAGACCTGTGCGGGTCGGTGTTCCGGTGTCTTCCGCAGGACTTCGAGCGAGGGGCTCGTCCGCTGGGCTCCGCGGTCCTGACGGGCTACAGGCTGCTGACCTCCCAGCCAGACTACCTCCGCCTCCTGGACGCCCTCGGCCCCGGCTGCCCCGGTGAGACCCGCGTCCCTGAGAGCAGGTTCGCCCCGGTGGCGTTCGGGGCCGGCCACCGGGTGCCAGTAGCGCCCCCCACCCAGGGGTGACAGCCACACGTGCTGGGACAGCACCCCTGCGCCGGAGAGAAAAGCCCACTGTCACCCCGGCGAGAGGGACGGTTGGGGCGAGAGGCCAGAAAGCAAAATGGCAGAGTGAAAAAATCATAAAACCCGGTGTCAGCGGCATGCGGGGAGATGGGCACCGACAGGAGCGGGCGTGACTCAGACCTGGCCTCAGGGTGCAGGGTCCCTGCAGAGCTcgtcctctctccctccccctcctcccctcccacccttcctccttctctctcccccttctctctcccccttctctctctcaccataATGCATAATGTGGAGCAAAACTTCCCGGCGGGCGGGAGCCTGGCAAGTGCGTAGCCCGGGGCCTGCACCATCTCACCAGCCTGCCCAGCCATGCTGAGGCCTGTCACTAATTGCTCCGTGTCACGGGCGAGGACATGTCACCCCGTTGAGACAAAGGGCTGGGCCAGAACTGGCCGTCTCCTTCACCATGGGACTCTCCTGCCCCCAGATGGTGCAGaaacatattgttttttttttttttttgagacagagtctcgctctgttgcccaggctacagtgagtgccgtggcgtcagcctcgctgacagcaacctcaacctcctgggctcaagcgatcctcctgcctcagcctcccgagtagctgggaccacaggcatgcgccaccacgcccggctcattttttctatacatttttagttggccaatgaattttcttcctgtttttagtagagacggggtctcgctcttgctcaggctggtctcgaactcctgacctcgagcgatcctcccgcctcagcctcccagagtgaggctggtgacaggcgtgagccaccacgcccagtcctAAGCCTTCTTTATTAGGCAGGAACACCAGGGCCCGGAGGGCTGAAAACGGGGCCCCAGTCATAGAACTAGAAAGCAGTTGGGTCACGTTGGAACCCAGGCCTGGCCTGCCGAGTCCAGAGCCCCAGCCCAACCTGCACACGCCGTCCGCCCGTGGTCCATCCGCCGTGGTGGCTGCTCAGAAGCGCTGTGCTGGGCAGGCCGCTGAGGCTGGGACACGGTGCCGGGATGGGTTGGTGATGTCTGCCCGGGGCACACAGGGAGGAAGGTAGCCCTGCCCCCGCCAGGACCGCGCAGGCCTGTTGCAGGCGGCCTGGGCACGTTTCGCGGGCATCCTCTTGCAGAGCGGATGAACGTGCGCGGCCTCCCCGTCTGCTTTCAGAGGGCCGCGCTGGGGAAGATCCCGACGCCCTCCTGGAAGTGCCCGTGCGCTGTCCCCTGTTCCTGGAGCACCCCTTCCGGAGGCACCTCTGCTTCTCGGCCCCCACCAGGGAGGCACAGCGTGCCTGGAGGCTGGCCCTGCAGGGCGGCATCCGGCTTCGGGGCACAGGTGGGTGCCAGGAGGTGTTAGGCAGTGGCGGAGCCCCGCTTGGCTGTGGGAGcactccaggcctcagtttcctcatccacaaaatgggCTGTTGGGGCAGGCAGGCAGTTATGAGTGACCAGGGCTGTCACAGGGGGGCCCTGCAGGAGTTCATGGGGGGCGGTTGGGGGGGTCCGAatgggcttcccagaggaggggggctgggtTCTGAAAAAGGTGAGGGGCCCGCCAGGTGAAGAAGGGGAACGGGACTGACACATACAGTTGGGCAGGTTGTTGGCTGCACAAATATACCCAACAGGAGGGGCGGCTCGGGGCTGCAGTAGGGCCTGAGCGGCTGGTCCCTGGGCTGTGGTCGCCAGCAGAGGGTTCCTGGCCCTAAGTCCCTAAGTCACACACAGGTGGCTCATGGGCCGCCGGTGCTCCCGGGGCAGCGCGCGCCCAGCGGAGCGCACCGCTTTTGCGCAGCTCCGGGGGTGGGCGGGACTCGGGTGTCGGGGCCTGGGGAGGCCGGGGGCTTCCTCGCTGCGCcggcggcggggctgggggcgctgAGCAGCCGCGCCCCTCAGTCCTGCAGCGAAGCCAGGCCCCCGCCGCCCGGGCCTTCCTGGACGCCGTCCGCCTCCACCGGCAGCAGCAAGGCCACTTCGGCGACGACGACGTGACCCTGGGCTCGGACGCCGAGGTGAGTGCCGCGCCAGGCTGCCCCGGGTGGGACCCCGGCGGCCGGCGCGGAGCCAATGCCCGGTCCCCGCAGGTGCTGGCCGCGGTGCTGATGCGGGAGCTGCTGCCGGCGCTGCGGGCCCGGACCCCGCCCAGCCTGCCGGGCGCCGGCCGCGCGCGCGCCTGGGCCTGGACCGAGGTACCCGGCgtgcgggcggggccggggcggacGGGGCCGCGGCGGTCGCCTAACCCTCGCGGTCTCCGCGTCTCCTCCCTGTCCGCGCCCCGCGCTCCCGCCCCGCGGCCCGGCCGGTCCGCGCAGCTGCTGGGCGCCGTCCACGCGGCCGTGCTGGCCAGGGTCTCCGCGCGGCTGCGCGCCTTCCAGCCCGAGAAGGACGAGCTGCTCGCGGCGCTGGAGAGGACGATCCGCGCGGACCTCGACCACACGCTGCAGCTGCGAGCTCGCGCGGCGGGGCGGCTGCGGGGTgagcagggggcggggccgggagccgggggcggggcctggagccGGGGGCGGGGAGTGCCCGGGACGAGTGGGCGTGTCTAAATGGCACGTGGGCGTGTCTAAACGAAACGTGGGCGTGTCTAAATGAGACGTGGGCTTGTCTAAACGAGACGTGGGCGTGTCTAAATGGAACGCTGGCATGTCTAAATGGCACGTGGGCGTGTCTGAATGGAGCGTGGGCGTGTCTAAATGGAGCGTGGGCGTGTCTAAACGGAACGTGGGCGTGTCTAAATGGAGCATGGGCGTGTCTAAATTGAACGTGGGCGTGTCGGAATGGAGCGTGGGCGTGTCTAAATGGAGCGTGGGCGTGTCTATATGGAGCGTGGGCGTGTCTAAATGGAACGCTGGCATGTCTAAATGGCACGTGGGGGTGTTTAAATGGAGCGTGGGCGTGTCTAAATGGAGCATGGGCGTGTCTAAATTGAACGTGGGCGTGTCTGAATGGAGCGTGGGCGTGTCTAAATTGAACGTGGGCGTGTCTAAATGGAGCGTGGGCGTGTCTAAATTGAACGTGGGCGTGTCTGAATGGGATGTGGGCGTGTCTAAATGGAACGTGGGCGTGTCTAAATGGAACGTGGGCGTGTCCTGGGGAGGGACAAGCCTGGACAGGGACAGCCCAGGCCAAGGGCTTTAGGGAATGGGAGGAAACCGGGTGAGAGTGGGGGATGGGACTGGAGTCGGTCCCAGAGGACCTTGGGGGGGCTGTGCTGGGGAAAAGACGGGGGCCTGAGGGCGTGGCTGGGGCGGGGTCTAAATGGGgagtgggcggggcctggaggcGGAGGCTCGCGGGGCGAGGCCAGGTGGGCCAGAAGCCCGGGAAGAAGGCTGGCGGGGAGGGCGGGGGTGACGCTGGGccaggagaggggtgggggaaaggcaGACACACCGGCAGCGGCGTGCCAAGGTGGCCTCATCTCGGCTCAGCGACAGAGAGGTGGGTTCGAATCccggctctgcctccctccccggcctgcGCCCTGGGGCAGATTGGAGCCTCTTAGACCCCCAGTTTGCTCCCCAAATAAAACGGGATAGAAGAGGGTGCTCAGAGCCGGGGCTTCCCGCCCACTTCGCCCTGCCGAGCTCGGGGTCCCCGGACGGAAAGAGAAGCacgcgccccgcccccaccggcaAGCCCCCAGGCCCGTGCCTCCCGTCGCCAGCGGGTGTCCAGGGCCTGCTCGAGTCGTGCCTGCGCCGGGAGGTGGACGCGCAGCTGCCCCGAGTCACGCGGACGCTGCTGCGCACGGTGGAGGCCGCGACCGCGGCGGTGCGGGCCCTCCTGGCCCGGGGCGTGGAGCGCCTGTGTGGCCGCCTGCGCCAGGACCCGTCGGGCGCGCGGCTGCGGCGGGAGGTGAGctgcggcgggcgggcggggcgcgtCGCGTGGACCTCGCCACCCCCCTGTGCGAAAGCCCTCCCTGCGTCTGTTCCCGGCTGCTTTTTACGTGTTGTGGACCACGGCGAGCTCCCCATCGTGGCCACACTGCGGGCCTTAGGGCGCCGTTAGAACGTGGTGGAGCGGGGAAGGGAGTCAGATGACAAGAGTGGCCCTTCGGCGCGGGCTGGGGTCATTTTTCCCCCAAGGtcctttcctgcccttccctgctGGGCCACAGCTCGTCCTGTCCCTTGAGCCAGAGCAGCCTGCGCAGCGCAGGTGGCTGCACCTGCTACGTGTCAGGCAA
It includes:
- the NIBAN3 gene encoding LOW QUALITY PROTEIN: protein Niban 3 (The sequence of the model RefSeq protein was modified relative to this genomic sequence to represent the inferred CDS: deleted 1 base in 1 codon), whose protein sequence is MGGRPSCALSERQQQRLSGRVDALLGDFLPRYRAQLAASKLPRVREHRGPLSQLRGRPPRWQPVFCVLRGDGRLEWFGRQEDFERGARPLGSAVLTGYRLLTSQPDYLRLLDALGPGCPEGRAGEDPDALLEVPVRCPLFLEHPFRRHLCFSAPTREAQRAWRLALQGGIRLRGTVLQRSQAPAARAFLDAVRLHRQQQGHFGDDDVTLGSDAEVLAAVLMRELLPALRARTPPSLPGAGRARAWAWTELLGAVHAAVLARVSARLRAFQPEKDELLAALERTIRADLDHTLQLRARAAGRLRAGVQGLLESCLRREVDAQLPRVTRTLLRTVEAATAAVRALLARGVERLCGRLRQDPSGARLRREVHAFGEMPWDPELMQACYREAERAKGPLGQLVAPFGFLGTQSLVFGAQDLAQQLLADAVATFLQLADQALTTGLACDQAARQLEKVGGRVLKKFESDSGSGRRAFVRGWALSVFLPFVLRRLEASRGQELPEIEGDVLAVGGQALTTQGIYEDVIREVLLARIDRDEETEPQRERGACPTQPGPGAQVQPPCALPPSGTFRS